From the genome of Methanomicrobia archaeon, one region includes:
- a CDS encoding ATP citrate synthase: protein MAKPDYVLFDRDTTAIIFGNQQAAVQRMLDFDYLSRREKPSVAAVINPSGGSRELMKVFFGGTEIVIPVYNTLEAAAKEHPEVDVVVNFASFRSAYAVSVEALNLPNIKTLVIIAEGVPERQTRELIALAEKQGKWIIGPATVGGFVPGAFKIGNSGGALSNLIMSKLYRAGSVGFVSKSGGMLNEMANMISLNSDGVYEGIAIGGDKYPGSTLLDHLLRYEQNPEIKMMVVLGEVGGKDEYEIVDALKAGKITKPLIAWVTGTSAKVFPTEVQFGHAGAMARGAAETADAKNAALKEAGAYVPTSYDDFGELIRTVYGDLKAKGVIEEKVEVGPQEMPVDYNPKFMRRPTNIMSSISDDRGEELLYAGVPISKVIREGYSLGDVISLLWFKKRLPKYVTDFLELALRITADHGPCVSAAHNAIVTASAGKDLTAAVASGVLTIGPRFGGAIDDAARYFKDALERGLTPRQFVDDMKARNINIPGIGHRIKSVQNPDMRVKLLEEWAFTNLPKHELLDYALEVEQITTAKRNNLILNVDGCVGIVFVDILRSTGIYSEAEIDEIINIGTLNGIFVLGRTIGMIGHFLDQKRLHSRLYRHPWDDVLYMLPEEDEVLKYRGAEE from the coding sequence CTAAACCGGATTATGTCCTCTTCGACAGGGATACAACAGCCATTATATTCGGTAACCAGCAAGCGGCAGTCCAGCGAATGCTCGATTTCGACTATCTTTCGAGAAGGGAGAAGCCATCAGTAGCTGCGGTGATAAACCCGAGTGGCGGCAGCAGAGAGCTGATGAAGGTATTCTTTGGCGGTACGGAGATCGTTATACCAGTATACAACACGCTCGAAGCCGCCGCGAAAGAGCATCCGGAGGTCGATGTGGTCGTCAACTTCGCCTCGTTCCGCTCAGCTTATGCCGTTTCTGTTGAGGCGCTCAACCTGCCGAATATCAAGACGCTCGTCATCATTGCTGAGGGTGTGCCAGAGCGGCAGACGCGGGAACTCATTGCATTGGCCGAGAAGCAGGGGAAATGGATCATTGGACCTGCAACAGTCGGCGGTTTCGTGCCCGGAGCGTTTAAAATCGGCAATTCCGGTGGGGCTTTATCCAACCTCATCATGTCGAAACTGTACCGTGCGGGCAGCGTGGGCTTCGTCTCGAAGTCGGGCGGTATGCTGAACGAAATGGCAAATATGATCTCGCTCAATTCCGATGGGGTGTATGAGGGCATCGCGATCGGCGGCGATAAATATCCGGGCTCGACACTCCTTGACCACCTGCTCCGCTACGAGCAGAATCCTGAGATAAAGATGATGGTTGTGCTCGGTGAGGTAGGCGGTAAGGACGAGTACGAGATAGTAGACGCGCTAAAGGCCGGTAAGATAACCAAGCCGTTGATCGCGTGGGTTACCGGCACCTCGGCAAAGGTCTTCCCGACCGAAGTGCAGTTTGGTCACGCAGGCGCGATGGCTCGCGGCGCGGCTGAGACTGCAGACGCCAAGAACGCGGCACTGAAAGAGGCGGGCGCGTATGTACCCACTTCGTACGACGATTTCGGCGAGCTTATCCGTACGGTCTATGGAGATCTCAAAGCGAAAGGGGTCATAGAAGAGAAGGTCGAGGTAGGGCCGCAAGAAATGCCCGTGGATTACAATCCAAAGTTCATGCGTCGGCCCACCAATATTATGAGCAGCATCTCGGACGACCGCGGTGAGGAGCTGCTTTATGCCGGCGTGCCGATCAGCAAAGTAATCCGGGAGGGATACAGCCTCGGCGACGTTATCTCGTTACTGTGGTTTAAGAAACGCCTGCCGAAGTACGTTACCGACTTCTTAGAGCTTGCGCTGAGGATAACCGCAGACCACGGGCCCTGCGTCAGTGCGGCGCATAATGCGATCGTAACCGCGAGCGCAGGCAAGGACCTCACAGCGGCAGTGGCATCGGGCGTGCTGACCATCGGGCCACGGTTTGGCGGTGCGATCGATGACGCTGCGCGTTACTTCAAGGACGCACTTGAACGGGGGTTAACGCCACGGCAGTTCGTAGACGATATGAAGGCCAGGAACATCAATATCCCGGGCATAGGCCACCGGATAAAGAGCGTGCAGAACCCGGACATGCGCGTAAAGCTGCTGGAAGAATGGGCGTTCACGAATCTACCAAAGCACGAGCTGCTCGATTACGCACTCGAAGTGGAGCAGATAACGACTGCGAAGCGAAACAATCTCATATTGAACGTCGACGGCTGCGTCGGTATCGTGTTTGTGGATATCCTGCGCTCGACCGGGATCTACAGCGAGGCGGAGATCGACGAGATTATCAACATAGGCACACTCAACGGCATCTTCGTCCTTGGCCGGACGATTGGTATGATCGGGCACTTCCTGGACCAGAAACGGCTCCATTCCCGATTGTACCGGCATCCGTGGGACGACGTGCTCTATATGCTGCCCGAAGAGGACGAGGTGCTGAAATATCGCGGTGCTGAAGAATAA
- a CDS encoding NADP-dependent isocitrate dehydrogenase, producing the protein MAEKIQMKTPLVEMDGDEMTRVLWGMVKEKLLLPYIALKTEYYDLALEKRDETEDQITIDAAEAIKKYYVGVKCATITPNAARVKEYNLKEEWKSPNGTIRAILDGTVFRAPIMVKNIKPAVRNWTKPIHIGRHAYGDVYKNVEYRVEGPGKAELVFTNETGLEVRHIIQKFKGPGIVQGIHNLDDSITSFAEACFAYALDQKVDLWFGTKDTISKTYDYNFKRIFEEIYEAKYKAEFEAAGIEYFYTLIDDIVARIIRSEGGMLWALKNYDGDVMSDMLASSYGSLAMMTSVLVSPHGYFEYEAAHGTVQKHYYKHLKGEKTSTNSVAIIFAWTGALRKRGELDEIPELGEFADKLEAATVKTIEDGIMTGDLARLAEPAAKKVVYTEEFIDEVARWLEGA; encoded by the coding sequence ATGGCTGAAAAAATCCAGATGAAGACTCCGTTGGTAGAGATGGACGGAGACGAGATGACGAGGGTATTGTGGGGCATGGTGAAGGAGAAGCTGCTGCTTCCCTACATTGCCCTCAAGACCGAGTATTACGACCTTGCACTCGAGAAGCGTGACGAGACCGAGGATCAGATAACCATCGATGCTGCAGAAGCGATCAAGAAGTACTACGTGGGTGTGAAGTGCGCGACGATCACGCCCAATGCGGCACGGGTCAAGGAATACAACCTTAAAGAGGAATGGAAGAGCCCGAACGGCACCATTCGCGCGATATTAGACGGCACGGTCTTCAGGGCGCCGATCATGGTGAAGAACATCAAACCCGCGGTGCGCAACTGGACGAAACCGATCCACATCGGCAGGCATGCGTACGGCGACGTGTACAAGAACGTGGAGTACCGGGTTGAGGGGCCCGGTAAGGCTGAACTGGTCTTCACGAATGAGACCGGCCTGGAAGTGCGGCACATCATCCAGAAGTTCAAAGGGCCTGGTATCGTGCAGGGCATCCACAACCTTGACGACTCGATAACGAGCTTTGCGGAGGCCTGCTTCGCCTACGCCTTGGACCAGAAGGTAGATCTCTGGTTCGGCACCAAAGACACCATCTCAAAGACCTACGACTATAACTTCAAGCGCATATTTGAAGAGATCTACGAGGCAAAGTATAAAGCGGAGTTCGAGGCGGCCGGGATTGAGTATTTCTACACGCTCATCGACGATATCGTGGCGCGGATCATCAGATCGGAGGGCGGTATGCTCTGGGCGTTGAAGAACTACGACGGCGACGTGATGTCGGACATGCTCGCTTCGTCGTATGGCAGTCTTGCCATGATGACGTCCGTGTTGGTCTCGCCGCATGGGTATTTCGAGTACGAGGCGGCGCACGGCACCGTCCAGAAGCATTATTATAAACACCTCAAGGGCGAGAAGACCTCGACCAACTCCGTCGCGATCATCTTCGCGTGGACGGGCGCGTTACGGAAGCGTGGCGAGCTGGACGAGATACCGGAACTCGGCGAGTTCGCGGATAAGTTAGAGGCTGCAACGGTAAAGACGATCGAGGACGGAATAATGACCGGTGACCTCGCGCGACTAGCGGAGCCAGCGGCCAAAAAAGTAGTGTACACCGAGGAGTTTATTGATGAGGTGGCAAGGTGGCTTGAGGGAGCGTAG
- a CDS encoding DUF1624 domain-containing protein — protein MTRTMDERLWELDALRGIAILMMIAFHVLFDLDYFGIATFDVKAGFWFYFARATATIFLLLVGISLTLSYSRALQHVKKPEQQKLYRKYLTRGSKIFAWGLVITAMTRIFLRDGFVVWGILHCIGISIIVAYPVVKLRYGNLVLGLGLVALGMYVKSITVTLPWLLWLGVTPDKFHSVDYFPILPWLGVVLIGVFLGNSLYTNYTRGFKLHDRSQVEGIRLLRFLGRHSLLIYLIHQPLLITALYLIDLVTTGTLGFL, from the coding sequence ATGACACGGACTATGGACGAGCGGCTCTGGGAACTTGATGCGCTGCGTGGCATCGCGATACTCATGATGATCGCGTTCCATGTACTGTTTGATCTCGATTATTTCGGGATCGCCACTTTTGATGTCAAGGCAGGCTTTTGGTTCTACTTTGCACGTGCGACCGCAACCATCTTCCTGCTGCTGGTGGGCATCTCGCTCACGCTGAGCTACTCACGCGCACTGCAGCACGTGAAGAAGCCCGAGCAGCAGAAGCTGTACCGGAAATATCTCACACGCGGCTCAAAGATTTTCGCGTGGGGTCTGGTTATCACTGCTATGACCCGGATCTTTCTGAGGGACGGGTTTGTGGTCTGGGGGATCCTGCATTGTATAGGGATTTCGATTATAGTGGCGTATCCCGTTGTGAAGCTCCGGTACGGGAATCTCGTGCTCGGTCTCGGTCTCGTCGCGCTGGGCATGTACGTGAAGAGCATTACGGTTACGCTGCCGTGGCTGCTGTGGTTAGGCGTTACGCCAGACAAGTTTCATTCCGTTGATTACTTCCCGATCTTGCCCTGGCTCGGCGTCGTGCTGATCGGCGTGTTTCTCGGTAATTCGCTCTATACGAACTATACACGGGGCTTTAAACTTCACGATCGCTCTCAAGTGGAGGGTATTCGATTACTCCGCTTCCTGGGCAGGCATTCGCTGCTCATTTATCTGATACATCAGCCGCTGCTCATTACGGCGCTTTATCTCATCGATTTGGTAACCACCGGTACGTTGGGATTTCTATGA
- a CDS encoding DUF1638 domain-containing protein, whose amino-acid sequence MHIGIITCEILRKEILDLVRETGVHDVFFVLPEKVNSVTVVPYTQVIDRFSRAFAADDGLVVKVNAREKIAREIRERALTDSVIVTVLELRLHTYPEELLKVIEDGIRHMSSVAEVIVLGYGLCGCSPGAMERVISETPVPVLIPRDSTGEILNNCIEIALGKQRVQSLRHEEAGTFFMTPVGAALAGEPQVILESSGSATTGRSSNRHDTVGDTQRILQLMKDHYFRVVKIWYTTADLMDREYALTVKRFARQFNLDIMRVKGSSKIMRETAENGGIVPDKL is encoded by the coding sequence ATGCATATCGGCATTATCACCTGCGAGATTTTACGGAAAGAGATACTGGATCTGGTTCGAGAGACCGGTGTGCACGACGTCTTCTTCGTGCTGCCTGAAAAAGTAAATTCTGTGACCGTCGTTCCGTATACCCAGGTGATCGACCGCTTTTCACGTGCGTTCGCGGCGGACGACGGGCTCGTAGTAAAAGTGAACGCGCGGGAGAAGATCGCGCGGGAGATTCGCGAGCGTGCGCTCACGGATTCGGTGATTGTTACCGTACTGGAATTGCGATTGCACACGTACCCAGAAGAACTCCTGAAGGTGATTGAAGACGGTATACGGCACATGAGTTCGGTGGCAGAGGTCATTGTGCTGGGCTACGGCTTGTGTGGCTGCTCACCGGGAGCAATGGAACGAGTCATTAGCGAGACTCCGGTGCCGGTGCTCATTCCGCGTGACAGCACCGGGGAGATACTGAACAACTGTATCGAGATCGCACTTGGTAAACAGAGGGTACAGTCGTTACGGCATGAAGAAGCAGGGACGTTCTTCATGACCCCTGTGGGCGCGGCACTCGCAGGAGAGCCACAGGTAATTTTAGAATCGTCCGGCAGTGCCACGACCGGGCGGTCGTCGAACCGACATGATACGGTCGGCGATACACAGCGTATCCTGCAGCTTATGAAAGACCATTATTTCCGGGTCGTGAAGATCTGGTATACCACCGCGGATTTGATGGACAGAGAGTACGCCCTGACGGTAAAACGATTCGCGCGGCAGTTCAATCTGGACATTATGCGGGTAAAAGGCTCGTCAAAGATTATGCGTGAGACCGCGGAAAATGGTGGAATCGTTCCCGACAAATTGTGA
- a CDS encoding 50S ribosomal protein L5 yields the protein MTENPMRRIELDKVVVNMSVGESGEKLAKAEKLLDELVGQKSIKRTAKKTLQPFSIKKNEAIACKVTLRGDRAQDFLKRCFNIENRLFKSQFDTFGNFSFGVAEHTDFGIRYDPNVGIYGMDICVSLKRPGYRIKERKIQKKKLPMKQRINREDVFAFLQAEYGVELVEEVT from the coding sequence ATGACAGAAAATCCGATGCGGAGGATAGAGTTGGATAAGGTCGTGGTGAACATGAGCGTAGGCGAGAGCGGCGAGAAGCTAGCGAAGGCAGAGAAGCTGTTAGACGAACTCGTGGGTCAGAAATCGATAAAGCGAACGGCGAAGAAAACCCTACAGCCGTTCAGTATAAAGAAGAACGAAGCGATTGCGTGTAAGGTCACGTTACGCGGTGATCGAGCGCAGGATTTCCTTAAACGGTGTTTCAATATAGAGAATCGGCTTTTTAAGAGTCAGTTTGACACGTTCGGTAATTTCTCTTTCGGCGTTGCTGAGCATACGGACTTCGGCATACGGTACGACCCGAACGTCGGTATCTACGGCATGGACATCTGTGTCTCGCTGAAGCGGCCGGGGTACCGGATAAAAGAGCGAAAGATCCAGAAGAAGAAGCTGCCGATGAAGCAGCGAATAAACCGCGAGGACGTATTCGCGTTCCTGCAGGCCGAATACGGCGTGGAACTGGTGGAGGAAGTAACGTAA
- a CDS encoding 30S ribosomal protein S4e, with protein MGKHQKRIAAPRSWKIERKTSRWAVRPRQGPHPRERSMPLLLIVRDMLQLADNSREAKRILNEGNVMVNGKVRKDRKFPVGVFDILSIPLLKAHYLVLLDKKDKLSLVKLNTRSASKKLCRVNGKRMIKDGAIQLNLHDGRNVLPGEAGAEIKTHDSLLVSIPDNKILKHFAYQEGSNVVVIGGKHSAQTGVIEEIRKVHSPQPNVVRIKSSENEETFESREDTVFVIGDKKIEVPGLSAL; from the coding sequence ATGGGAAAGCATCAAAAGCGAATAGCTGCACCTCGTAGCTGGAAGATAGAGCGGAAGACGTCACGCTGGGCGGTGCGGCCAAGACAGGGACCGCATCCACGGGAGCGGAGCATGCCTTTGCTACTGATCGTGCGTGACATGCTGCAGTTAGCGGACAATAGCAGAGAAGCGAAACGGATATTGAACGAGGGCAACGTGATGGTCAATGGCAAAGTGAGGAAAGATCGTAAGTTCCCCGTGGGCGTCTTTGATATCCTTTCCATTCCTCTGCTAAAGGCGCACTATCTGGTGCTCTTAGACAAGAAGGATAAGCTATCGTTGGTGAAGCTGAATACGAGGTCGGCATCGAAGAAACTCTGCAGAGTGAACGGAAAGAGAATGATAAAGGATGGCGCGATACAACTGAACTTGCACGATGGCCGGAACGTTCTGCCCGGAGAGGCAGGTGCGGAAATAAAGACACACGACTCGTTGTTGGTCTCCATTCCTGATAATAAGATCTTGAAGCACTTTGCGTACCAGGAAGGGAGTAACGTGGTCGTGATCGGTGGTAAGCATTCTGCGCAGACGGGCGTAATCGAGGAGATAAGGAAGGTGCACAGTCCGCAGCCGAATGTCGTGCGGATAAAGTCCAGCGAGAACGAAGAGACCTTCGAGAGCCGTGAAGATACCGTGTTCGTCATTGGCGATAAGAAGATCGAAGTGCCGGGATTGAGTGCATTGTAA